The following nucleotide sequence is from Chloroflexota bacterium.
TGCCTGGAGAGCGTCCTGGAGTCTTTTCCCCCGTACCCATAATCACTTCGCCAATGAGGGGCTCCAATTCCTCCGGCGTTATTGCCCCGGGCCTCAGTATGACCGGAGGCCGACGTGAGATGTCCAGCACGGTAGATTCCAACCCTACCTCGACGGGGCCGCCGTCAAGAATCAGATCGATCTTCCCGTCCAGGTCCTGTAAAACATGTCTGCCGGTAGTGGTGCTGGGGCGCCCCGACAGGTTGGCGCTGGGGGCGGCAATGGGATGGCCGAGGGCTCTGATCAGAGCGAGAGCGATATTGTTCCTCGGCATCCTGACGGCTACCGTGTCCTGCCCGCCCGTCACAGGGGCGGGCACCCTGCCGGACTTCTTGAAGATCAGTGTTAAGGGCCCGGGCCAGTATCGCTTCATCAGCGGAATTGACCCGGGTAAAACGTCATCCGTGAGGACACCCAGATCTTCCAATGCGGCGACATGGACTATTATGGGGTTGTCCAGAGGTCTTCCTTTGGCGACGAATATTTTTTTCACTGCCTCGGGATTCAGGGCGTCTGCTCCCAGCCCGTAGACTGTTTCGGTGGGAAAGGCCACCAGCCCTCCCCTCCTTAATACCTCGGCTGCTCTGCTGATAACCTCATTATCAGGGGCTGCGGGGTTGATCTCTATCATCAGGGTTTGGTGATTCATTTGGCACTCTCGAGAGGAGCGCTGGGGATGGCGTTGAGATCAAGACCGGACACTTCTCCGTATTTCAACCTGGCAGCGCCGGCGGCAGCTACCATAGCTGCATTGTCCGTACACAGG
It contains:
- a CDS encoding L-threonylcarbamoyladenylate synthase, whose product is MNHQTLMIEINPAAPDNEVISRAAEVLRRGGLVAFPTETVYGLGADALNPEAVKKIFVAKGRPLDNPIIVHVAALEDLGVLTDDVLPGSIPLMKRYWPGPLTLIFKKSGRVPAPVTGGQDTVAVRMPRNNIALALIRALGHPIAAPSANLSGRPSTTTGRHVLQDLDGKIDLILDGGPVEVGLESTVLDISRRPPVILRPGAITPEELEPLIGEVIMGTGEKTPGRSPGTSYRHYSPRARVTLVEEANPEAMTRLVEQRTRKGNKVGVVAHHAPSPQNNRVVVRLMPQELKAYARQMFAIMRELDELGVDEIIIEKVEEKGMGVAIMDRLRRAASR